Below is a window of Nocardioides oleivorans DNA.
CTCGAACCACCGCTGGAAGGCCGCCTTCTCGTCCTCGCCCTCGACGGTGCTGGGCGCGGAGTGCACGCCGAGCACCTGCAGGTGGTCGAACTCGTTCCAGCCCGCGTCGACGCCGACGTCGGCCCTCCAGCCCGCGCCCTCGAGCACGCCGCGAGCGGTCTGGTCGTGCCGCTTCATCTGGCCGGCCACCACGAGGTCGGCGGCGACGCCCCGTGCCGCCAGGGCGGCACCGAGGATGCGCGACTGCGAGTGGCCGAGCTCGGAGAGGTTGTCGTAGTCGTCGGCACCGAACGACGCCTGGCCGTGCCGGACGAGGAGGATGCGGCTCACGACCCGGTCGGTCCTGCCGCGATGGTGGCGTCGAGGCGCCGGCCGATGATCTGCACGGCGGGGCCGAACAGGGCGTACATCTCGTTGGACGTCTGGCCGTGGAAGTACCGGTAGTAGATCTGCTGCGCGATCACCGCCATCCGGAACAGCCCGAAGACCTCGTAGAAGCGCCACTGCGCCGGCGTGACCGACCGCCCCGTGCGTTCGGCGTACGCCGCCACGAACTCGTCGCGCGTCAGCATGCCCGGCAGGTGCGTGGGCACCCGCCGCATCATCTGGAACTCCTCGGTGTCGTCGGCCTGCACCCAGTAGGCCATCGAGCCGGCGAGGTCCATGAGCGGGTCGCCGAGGGTCGCCATCTCCCAGTCGAGCACCCCGACGACGCGCGTCACGTCGTCGTCGTCCAGCACGAGGTTGTCGAGCTTGAAGTCGTTGTGGATCACGCAGGTCGCGACGTCGTCGGGCTGGTGCTCGTCGAGCCACGCCATCACCGACTCGAGGTCGGGCACGTCGTCGGTGCGGGCGTTGCGGTAGCGCGTCGACCAACCCTCCACCTGGCGGCGGACGTAGCCGGCTCCCTTGCCGAGATGGTCGAGACCGGCCGCCGCAGGGTCGATGCCGTGGAGCTCGGCCAGCACGTCGACGGCGTGCAGGCACAGCGCCCGCGCCTGCTCGGGCGACAGCGGCACGTCGGAGGGCCACTCGCTGCGCGGGATCACGCCGGCGATCCGGTCCATCGCGTAGAAGTCGCCGCCCACCACCTCGGGGTCGTCGCAGAAGGCGACCATGGGTGCGACGTAGTCGAAGACCGGCGCCACGGCCGACTGGATGACGTACTCCCGGTGCATGTCGTGCGCCCCCCTGGCCTTCGTGCCCGCAGGCGCGCGCCGCACG
It encodes the following:
- a CDS encoding phosphotransferase family protein; the protein is MTAVPGAREVREEDAFDVAAVAAWLRAHAATPDGLDGDPEVRQFTGGASNLTYLLRFPSGRDLIVRRAPAGTKARGAHDMHREYVIQSAVAPVFDYVAPMVAFCDDPEVVGGDFYAMDRIAGVIPRSEWPSDVPLSPEQARALCLHAVDVLAELHGIDPAAAGLDHLGKGAGYVRRQVEGWSTRYRNARTDDVPDLESVMAWLDEHQPDDVATCVIHNDFKLDNLVLDDDDVTRVVGVLDWEMATLGDPLMDLAGSMAYWVQADDTEEFQMMRRVPTHLPGMLTRDEFVAAYAERTGRSVTPAQWRFYEVFGLFRMAVIAQQIYYRYFHGQTSNEMYALFGPAVQIIGRRLDATIAAGPTGS